In a single window of the Alphaproteobacteria bacterium genome:
- the pyrF gene encoding orotidine-5'-phosphate decarboxylase: MAKAPVFVALDTTDLAQAEAWAAAVAPHLAGVKIGLEFFYAHGAAGAQRVAAHTPLFLDLKLHDIPNTVAGGLRAVLGHLQPRYINIHAGGGPAMIRAAADAVATASPATRLLAVTVLTSLDDADLAAVGQQGPAAEQVLRLARLARANGAHGVVCSPAEVAMLRAEIGPDFDLVVPGIRPAGAAVQDQKRVMTPPDAIAAGATALVIGRPITGAPDPAEAARQIAASLAA, encoded by the coding sequence ATGGCCAAAGCCCCGGTCTTCGTCGCCCTCGACACCACCGACCTCGCGCAAGCGGAGGCGTGGGCCGCGGCCGTCGCGCCGCATCTGGCCGGGGTCAAGATCGGCCTGGAATTCTTCTACGCCCACGGTGCGGCGGGGGCGCAGCGGGTCGCCGCGCACACGCCCCTGTTTCTGGACCTGAAGCTGCACGACATCCCGAACACCGTCGCCGGCGGCCTGCGGGCGGTGCTGGGCCATTTGCAGCCGCGCTATATCAACATTCATGCCGGCGGCGGGCCGGCGATGATCCGCGCCGCGGCCGATGCCGTCGCCACGGCGAGTCCCGCCACCCGCTTGCTGGCGGTGACCGTGCTCACCAGCCTGGACGATGCCGATCTCGCCGCCGTCGGCCAGCAGGGCCCCGCTGCCGAGCAAGTGCTGCGCCTCGCCCGCCTTGCCCGGGCGAACGGCGCCCACGGCGTCGTCTGCTCGCCGGCGGAGGTCGCGATGCTGCGCGCCGAGATCGGGCCGGATTTCGACCTGGTCGTCCCCGGCATCCGCCCGGCCGGCGCCGCGGTCCAGGACCAGAAGCGGGTCATGACCCCGCCCGACGCCATCGCCGCCGGCGCCACCGCGCTCGTCATCGGCCGCCCGATCACCGGCGCCCCCGATCCGGCCGAGGCCGCGCGGCAGATTGCGGCCTCGCTGGCGGCCTAG
- a CDS encoding integration host factor subunit beta, with amino-acid sequence MTKSELIQRIAERNPHLYLRDVERIVGTIFEEITEALVTGNRVELRGFGAFSVRHRDARTGRNPRTGEAVDVVAKQMPFFKCGKELRERLNGD; translated from the coding sequence GATCCAGAGAATCGCCGAGCGCAACCCGCACCTCTATCTGCGCGACGTGGAGCGCATTGTCGGCACGATCTTCGAAGAGATCACGGAGGCGCTCGTCACCGGCAATCGGGTTGAATTGCGGGGGTTCGGCGCCTTTTCGGTGCGCCATCGCGACGCCCGCACCGGCCGCAATCCCCGCACCGGCGAGGCGGTGGACGTTGTGGCCAAGCAAATGCCGTTCTTCAAATGCGGCAAGGAACTGCGCGAGCGCCTGAACGGCGACTGA